One Methanohalophilus mahii DSM 5219 genomic window carries:
- a CDS encoding ABC transporter ATP-binding protein yields MQQPPRENKTSCNPAIETIGLLKSYRLADQEIPILHGIDLTINRGEFVAIMGPSGSGKSTLMNMLGCLDRPTMGEVRTSNRNISELSDSEIAKLRGLEIGFVFQNFNLISRMNALENVLLPTYENSKDNVDPEKRGIELLELVGLGNRMGHKPSEMSGGQCQRVAIARSLINNPSIILADEPTGNLDSKTSLEIMNLFSKLHRQGSTVIMITHDPQTAEYASRTIHLKDGYIENN; encoded by the coding sequence ATGCAGCAACCCCCAAGAGAAAACAAAACATCATGCAACCCTGCTATTGAAACTATAGGCCTGCTCAAAAGTTACAGGCTCGCTGATCAGGAAATCCCGATATTGCATGGAATTGATCTCACAATAAACCGCGGAGAATTCGTGGCAATAATGGGGCCTTCAGGTTCCGGAAAAAGTACACTTATGAATATGCTTGGCTGCCTTGACAGGCCCACGATGGGAGAGGTAAGGACTAGCAATCGTAACATAAGTGAACTTTCTGATAGTGAAATCGCAAAATTACGAGGACTGGAAATCGGTTTTGTCTTCCAGAATTTCAATCTTATTTCCCGTATGAATGCTCTTGAAAATGTCCTGCTTCCAACCTACGAGAACAGCAAGGATAACGTGGATCCGGAAAAAAGAGGCATTGAACTCCTTGAACTTGTAGGACTGGGAAACCGGATGGGTCACAAACCTTCCGAAATGTCAGGAGGCCAATGCCAGAGGGTTGCCATAGCACGTTCACTTATCAATAATCCATCGATAATTCTTGCCGATGAACCCACAGGTAACCTGGATTCTAAAACCAGTCTGGAAATAATGAACCTCTTCTCAAAACTGCATCGGCAGGGAAGTACAGTAATAATGATAACACACGATCCACAGACCGCTGAGTATGCAAGCCGAACCATACACCTGAAAGATGGATACATAGAAAACAACTGA
- a CDS encoding MBL fold metallo-hydrolase, translated as MRITVLVDNNTLIDNYFEGEPALSFFIEDGGKKVLFDTGYSGLFLKNAALMEIDPAKLDYLVLSHSHLDHTWGLTELIKYYTNREFQEKKVNKPALVCHPLALTPTIFENTTHIGNIISDEVLKNYFELNLTTKNFWITENLVFLGEIPRQLEFETTEAIGEKQNPNGDTIPDEMSDDSALVWCSDEGIVIITGCSHSGICNITEYAKKVCKNDTIIDIIGGFHLLSASRDRLRDTAEYLYQRNIKNIHPCHCTDLEAKIFLSRYCNVKEIGVGSTFNF; from the coding sequence ATGAGAATTACAGTGCTTGTGGATAATAATACTCTTATAGACAATTATTTTGAAGGGGAACCTGCTCTTTCCTTTTTTATCGAAGATGGAGGAAAAAAGGTTCTTTTTGATACCGGTTATTCAGGTTTGTTCCTGAAAAATGCCGCTCTAATGGAAATAGATCCTGCAAAACTGGATTATCTAGTATTATCCCACAGCCATCTGGATCACACATGGGGCTTGACCGAACTGATAAAGTACTACACAAACCGGGAATTTCAGGAAAAAAAGGTAAATAAACCCGCTCTTGTGTGCCACCCACTTGCTCTGACACCTACTATTTTTGAAAATACAACACATATTGGCAATATCATAAGCGATGAAGTTCTCAAAAATTACTTTGAACTGAATTTAACAACGAAAAACTTCTGGATTACTGAAAATCTTGTTTTCCTGGGAGAAATTCCCCGACAGCTGGAATTTGAAACCACTGAGGCAATTGGAGAAAAGCAAAATCCAAACGGAGATACCATACCGGACGAAATGTCTGATGATTCGGCACTTGTGTGGTGCTCGGATGAAGGAATTGTTATCATAACAGGCTGTTCCCATTCAGGGATTTGCAACATAACTGAATATGCAAAAAAGGTCTGTAAAAATGATACAATTATTGATATTATAGGCGGTTTTCACCTTTTATCTGCTTCCAGAGATCGACTCCGTGACACAGCAGAATATCTATACCAGAGAAATATAAAAAACATCCACCCCTGCCATTGCACTGATCTTGAAGCAAAGATATTCCTTTCCAGATACTGCAATGTCAAAGAGATTGGCGTCGGTTCAACTTTTAACTTTTAA
- the thiC gene encoding phosphomethylpyrimidine synthase ThiC, protein MTLMDEAKKGNIPPQIHKVAKEEGIDPEIVRKYVAEGLITIPKNVLRETSPKGIGKCMSVKVNANIGTSRDFVDVEDELKKAETAVKYGADSIMDLSTGGDLDSTRKLLMEAVDVPFGTVPIYQAASSQKTVVDMTSDDIINAVRKHAEDGVDFVTIHAGVNQNALQRLRKGERVMDVVSRGGSFTIAWMIHNEQENPLYSEFDYLIEIAREYDMTLSLGDGMRPGCIHDASDNAKFMEFITLGELVKEARNSNVQTFVEGPGHVAADEVQLSVKSMKQLCHEAPLYLLGPLVTDIAPGYDHITGAIGGTIAGMSGADFLCMTTPAEHLALPTEDDIREGAIITKIAAHAADLTRQGQREKARQTDLQMAQARRDLDWEKQFDIAIDSEKPAAIRQSRKTGSDACSMCGELCALKIVQDALKGNTK, encoded by the coding sequence ATGACATTGATGGATGAAGCAAAGAAGGGAAACATTCCCCCTCAGATACATAAGGTTGCAAAGGAGGAGGGTATTGATCCTGAAATAGTAAGAAAATATGTTGCAGAGGGGCTTATTACTATCCCAAAAAATGTGCTGAGGGAAACATCCCCAAAAGGTATCGGAAAATGTATGAGTGTCAAGGTCAACGCCAACATCGGAACCTCAAGAGATTTTGTTGATGTGGAAGATGAACTTAAAAAGGCAGAAACTGCCGTTAAGTACGGGGCAGACAGCATAATGGACCTCTCCACAGGGGGAGACCTTGATTCCACCCGCAAACTTCTCATGGAAGCCGTAGATGTACCCTTTGGTACAGTGCCAATCTATCAGGCTGCTTCATCCCAAAAAACTGTAGTTGATATGACCTCCGATGACATCATCAATGCTGTGCGCAAACATGCAGAAGACGGTGTCGATTTTGTGACAATCCATGCAGGAGTGAACCAGAACGCCCTGCAACGCCTGCGTAAAGGTGAAAGGGTGATGGATGTTGTAAGCAGGGGAGGCTCATTTACAATTGCCTGGATGATCCACAATGAGCAGGAAAATCCCCTCTACAGTGAATTTGACTACCTGATAGAGATAGCAAGAGAGTATGACATGACCCTGAGCCTGGGTGACGGAATGCGTCCCGGTTGTATCCATGATGCCTCAGATAATGCAAAATTCATGGAATTCATAACCCTGGGTGAACTTGTAAAAGAGGCACGTAACTCCAATGTCCAGACCTTTGTGGAAGGACCCGGCCATGTGGCAGCTGACGAGGTGCAGCTGAGTGTAAAAAGCATGAAACAACTATGCCATGAAGCTCCTCTCTATCTTCTTGGACCACTGGTCACGGATATTGCACCCGGCTATGACCATATTACAGGTGCGATCGGCGGAACCATTGCCGGCATGTCTGGAGCGGACTTCCTGTGCATGACCACTCCTGCAGAACACCTCGCCCTTCCCACTGAAGACGATATCAGGGAGGGAGCGATTATCACAAAGATAGCAGCACATGCTGCCGATCTTACACGACAGGGACAGCGCGAAAAGGCAAGACAAACAGACCTCCAGATGGCACAAGCCAGACGTGACCTTGACTGGGAGAAACAATTTGACATTGCAATTGACAGTGAAAAACCTGCTGCCATCCGCCAGAGCCGCAAGACAGGAAGTGATGCATGTTCCATGTGCGGTGAACTCTGCGCCCTGAAAATAGTACAGGATGCCCTGAAAGGTAACACTAAATAA